ACGCGATCAGGAAACGCCCATGGTCGCGCACATGAACGCCGATCACGTCGAGGCCATGCGGCATTACTGCGTGCGCGCGGGGATCGACTGTGGCGCCCATGAGCCCGCGATGGCCGGCGTGGACGCGGAAGGGTTTCACCTGCGGCTGGGCGCGCGCATCGAGCGCTTCGAGTTCGCGCGAGCCGTCAGTACGCCGGGCGAGGTGCGTGCGGCGCTGGTCGCGATGGCGCGGGACGATTAACCACGGGCGTGAGACCACATTAGCGAAAGATTTTTATTGAACTTCACCGCACAGCCCCTTTAAGTTGCCGCCGAGCGACCCCATGTGGCTTACGCGGATGGTGGTATGTGCGTGCGAGCGAGCTTGTGCGTGAGGCGCCAGGTTGAGAACGCATCATCGAACTTAAAAATAGAGAGGAAAGAGATATGAACATCAGACCCTTACACGACCGCGTTATCGTCCGGCGGGTGGAAGAGGAACGCAAGAGCGCGGGCGGCATCGTGATCCCTGATACCGCCGCCGAGAAGCCGACGCAGGGCGAAGTGGTCGCCGCCGGCAACGGGCGCATTCAGGAAAACGGCGAGGTGCGGCCGCTGGACGTTAAGGCCGGTGACAAGATTCTGTTCGGCAAGTATTCCGGTACCGAGGTCAAGGTCGATGGCGAAGACCTGCTGGTGATGAAGGAAGACGACATCATGGGCGTTATTGAAAAGTAAGTCCCCGGCTCATTAGCCGTTTGTTAATTTATTCAGGAGCATATCCATGGCAGCAAAAGAAATCAGATTCAGCACAGATGCGCGCGAACGCATGGTGCATGGGGCCACCATTCTGGCCAACGCGGTAAAGGCGACCTTAGGTCCCAAGGGACGCAACGTGGTGCTGGAAAAATCCTTCGGCGCCCCTTCGATCACCAAGGACGG
The window above is part of the Gammaproteobacteria bacterium genome. Proteins encoded here:
- the groES gene encoding co-chaperone GroES, with protein sequence MNIRPLHDRVIVRRVEEERKSAGGIVIPDTAAEKPTQGEVVAAGNGRIQENGEVRPLDVKAGDKILFGKYSGTEVKVDGEDLLVMKEDDIMGVIEK